From the Pseudochaenichthys georgianus unplaced genomic scaffold, fPseGeo1.2 scaffold_1400_arrow_ctg1, whole genome shotgun sequence genome, the window tttcatatgCCATATTCATATGCATCACACATGTAAGGGTAAGACACACACctatttaacaaatgcaatgcaaaggATAAGCTTAATGTTCACTCAAGTCACAGATAACGTCATATCTACTATTTAAACTAATCATTTCCTTGTCACTAAAGCATTGACTACGCTATTCATCGTCCTTAAATGCAtgcattaagttacatgttccGTTCTACAGCCACAATAAGGCTGTTTCTCAAGTGTgaggataatacaattaaaagagaCATTAAAAACAAccggccgattgtcgaacctcagattgaggaggaacaatgcggattccgtcctggtcgtggaacgacggatcagctttttactctcgcaaggatcctggagggggcctgggagtacgcttatccggtctacgtgttttgtagacttggagaaggcgtatgaccgggatcccagggagttactgtgggaggtgctgcgggagtatggggtgagggggtctctactcggggccatccaatctttgtactcccaaagcgagagctgtgtccgggtcctcggcaggaagtcggacccatttccggtgagggttggcctccgccagggctgcgctttgtcaccaatcctgtttgtatacATGGATctgatttcgaggcgtagtcatgggggggggggtctgcagttcggtggactaaggattgcaccactgctttttgcagatgatgtggttctgatggcttcatcggtctgcgaccttcagcactcactggatcggttcgcaaccgagtgtgaagcggctgggatgaggatcaacacctccaaatctgaggccatggttctcagcaggaaaccgatggactgtccactccaagtagggaatgagtccttaccccaagttagaggtgggcgatatgacaatatatatcgtcgtgacgatattaggtctccacgatatgctttttcagagatatcgtcctatcgtgataaaaaaaaaatgtgaaaaaagaatttggaaaaaaaaaatagcgggaggggaagaggctctccgtgctCAGCAcagggggctatgacagcggacggagagcctcttcccctcccgctcccccagcctcacctactgattttaatttcaccatatatcaagcccgatagatttcacaatgtcagcgcacctctgctttcgttcagtccgagttgtttgacacgctcccaaagcaacctgatctcaccagaatgcgtgactccaccacgactccttaacaccacaatgcgtggtggactcacaaactttgttacatttacgtgtcggcaccacgcaaacaagcccaatgtaaagtgaatgaggctcctttgtcgtggtgcacacacgcatttctacaacgtccttcagggagcttttattctataaaacgtttttaaaatctactttatagcttgtagtaactcacgggaggcttcttttattttatttgtattcataataatttttatttttcgtcagaatgtattatggtgcattagttacgattttttgttctcaaaaaacagtgcattgtgtgtaatgcaactgggatttttattaaatgagttagtttttaaggaaggccagagcttcagctgtgtccaatagattgttccctttagttaacgttttttaaaagaacattatattccaatttgatcatgtcccctttattgtattacggagagcaatgtgagcatccattcccattggataacggaggattttacacccggaagtaagtattatccttactgtcgattaattttacagtgctatctgcattactcatcaactcaaaaacaccagattatccttgttaattacacaacattgattggcttaaattgtgtacaatacttttgtatttttccccttcgattcggagaaacaaatatgtgttcagtttaggatggccgaagacactacactacccagaatcctcagctattgttccgcgttgcctcaagctctgtgattggttgactgcattccatatgaaaaaaacgtttcgtaaaagataaatcatactttattcagcagtgctttctttactctttgaaagtcatcacatgaatgcattgtaaatagtacacatctgtcgtagttctttctttatctacagagatctggcctcaaaatagaccggaaactattcttttaccgttctgttttaatttcacaataaagttagtagtaatttgttttgatattattgttttttattaactactcatgttaagaccatcttttctgtgttgctgtggggtttttccatcgcttttgtgttacaaatatcaaaacaataacagaatatatcggtcgtaaactaaaccagaaacagcagtatattttattttgttaacactgtaaacttgacagctttttaacccaaaccacctactggttaaagcacgttattacacgtttagagtaatattgaaatcttgaaaagggatgtccaaaatagcaattatatacagtttttaattaactaattaatttgtagagaataacgagtaatgtatatactttatagggatctgcagacaaatatttagtcttctcaagcaccaacaatcattacattgcatttagctgacgcttttatccaaagcgacttacaataagtgcgttcgaccaacaaaatacaagcttgaagaaaacagaatcataaagtacatcaggcttcatagagccaaacatttcaagtgctgctcaactggctttagataagccagtcctccaatcacatatctctcctgattgttggcacttgacaatcaccttccctgaattgtactcaggtgtaactaaagtatgctttaagggttgtttatatttcacatcattaatcagaatctgtaaagtaactaaaataaatgtagtggagtaaaaatactgatgctgtgtacaagaaggggatgaacagactctattttctgaggaagctgagatccttccacgtgtgcagcaagatgctggagatcttctagtctgttgtggccagtgcactcttctttgctgggtctcctgggggggggggcagcatcagagccggtgacaccagcaggatcaataaagtgatcaggaaagctgggtctgtcatcggcatcaagctggacccctttgaagctgtggtggagaggaggacactgaacaggctgttgtccatgatggataacccacccatcctctccacctgcagctggacagtcaacggagctccttctccaacagactgctgcagctccgctgtcacaaggaccgacacaggaacacattcctgcccactgccataactctgtacaacaaatcacctctggctggaagagaactctctgctccatagtttctctaatacaacctcgctgtacattgtacacatatatcatctgttcaatatttgatattccatattccattgtcatatatttttgaatatgtatatttgcatatataatatctacatgtatattttttatttcaacacgtatattttctattttcttttctttctattcttgtttatttgtggttttgttttattgtaaaatgccttgtcttttatgctgctgcaacaaaaacaatgtcccaaattgggatcaataaagtaccatcttatcttattttatcttacatccggactaaaaccaccagactcagggacagtttcatcccacaggccataagactattaaacacctgaactttgaaataacatccatagcattaatctggctgctgcttagaaatgatttgtttaatatatcatattccaatcacttgtatagactcttattgcactatttcactttttactattttactaattttctttttgtattgacttgcactattttttctgtgtatctgttttattgtgttgcaccgttggaggagcctgtgacctaagggggggggggggtaggagacgttcgattcctgttttgaatagtgtgccttcGATGGGATTCATTCcgtttcaaaatgctgtttgtcgctcagcgtacacttcgcgcactgccactccaacatccaatcacagagcttgaggataaatcacggggtttgtcaagcaaagctcatggtggagtcccaaacgatagctgaggattgtgggtagtgtagtgtcttcggccatcctaaactgaacacatatttgtttctccgaatcgaaggggaaaaatacaaaagcattgcacacaatttaagccaatcaatgttgtgtaatcaacaaggataatctggtgtttttgatttgatgagtagtgcagatggcactgtaaaattaatcgacagtaaggataatacttacttccgggtgtaaaatcctccgttatccaatgggaatggacgctcacattgctctccgtaatacaataaaggggacatgatcaaattggaatataatgttcttttaaaaaacgttaactaaagggaacaatctattggacacagctgaagctctggccttccttaaaaactaactcatttaataaaaatcccagttgtattacccacaatgcactgttttttgagaacaaacattcgtaactaatgcGCCATAATACactctgacgaaaaataaaaattattatgaatacaaataaaataaaagaagcctcccgcgagttactacaagctataaagtatattttaaaaaccCATGAGTAGTGGGGGGGAAGTGGGTTATGCTAACTTAAAAAAAGTTAGCATATTGATACATTTTACCATTTTGTGCCAGTTTTGGACTCATAACATGACTTGCTGTGTTCTTGATCTCTACAATGCCTGCAAAACCAATACTAATACAACAGACCATCTAACTATGTGTGTTCTGACAAAGGTTCTCACTTTAATAACAAGTGAAATGCTGTTTCTCCTTTTGTTAGACATGTCAGAGTCTGCAGGCCGCAACTCCTCCGTCTCCTCCATCTGTTCCATCTCTCTGGTGGAGATTAAGGCGGAGACTCATCTGGTCCTGCGGGCTTTTCTCCATCGGACAGTCTCCATGCCCCTGAAGGAGAGGCCCGGCACAGTAGGAGGGCTCTACAGAGACCACAGCCAGTACAGGTGACACGCCTCTCTGTGCAGGCTTTGCTGGATCTGTTTCTGTGTGTCACTGTTCAGGACAGCCTCAGGCAGGATACTGATGTCAATAATGCTCGGATCTCAGAaacatgttgttttattaacagAGATGGTTCACTCAATGAGAAGTAGAGATActcgtgttgaaaagtgctctggTAAAAGTTGAAGTACTGACTTTAGGTTTATAGGCTGTGAAAGTAAAAAGCCCTAACCACAGGCGTGGTGATAATACAATGTCATTCCAGTTGAGCTAGGAATGTATTCCACTTATGTGAACATATATTTAGAAGTCATTATTAAGTTCTCATGATTTACAATTGTAAGGATACTGTCCTTTATTTCAAATGGTGTTAAGTGATGAGATATCTCTCCTGTTGTTAACCATACGGATGCTTTTCATACTAGCTCCAAACCACAACAAAAAGTAAAGGATGGGGGAGATTATCAAGATGTCACTTCAGCAGATGAGAAGAAGACTGGATTCAAGGACTTCATAAAGCAGCTGCCTCTAAGTAACTCCATACGCCGGCCCGCCAAAGAACCTAAAGGCTCCCTGGACCGGGACAGCAGGTCCAAGGCCATCAGAGACCTGACAGACGTGAGCACGAGTTATTTTTACTTCACCGCATACACACAAGTGTCTGACTGTTGATTTCAATCTGAGAGAGAGATCCCTCGGTCTGATGTTTTCAGTTGGTGTTGCTGGAGGAAAACTCATATAAGGATTCTGATTGGTTGCCTTCTGAGCCAGTCGCTGCCTGACCTCCTCATCAAGATTATTAGATATAACATAGACCTTACATGTATGTGagaataaaaaaatacaaaccATGAAATAAAACTGGTGAGCCAAAGCAAACTGATGTTGTGTGTTGTGAGTCAGAGAGTGTAGATGGTGCCTTCACATTCAGTGTAACCTATGTTTAAAAGGGTTCACATAGCATAGCAACACATAGCAACACATAGCAACTCACATTTCTCTCAAAGTATTGTTTTTATGCCTCGTTCTCTTTTCTGTCTTAAATGTCTAAATTAGTCTATCAAATACATACTTGAGTTTATATTTCTCAAGCGATATAAATATGATAGTAAAGAGACTGTCTGTCCAGATAAATGTGGAGAGATTATTTGAACCATTTGCTAAATGTAATACTAATGCAGTAGTAACAGAGGGAGAGGGTAAACACGCTGTCCGGAGAGCGATGACCGGGAGTTTGAAATGTTAACGGAGGGATACATGTGTGACTACCTCTGGTGTTTGGAAAAAGACGGTTTATAAAAATTGCATAATGGACATAGGATTAATTACATAAGAAGTATTAAACATGCTACCTATAAATGACTTTATAAATTGAATAAGATTATACCACTAAATTGTAAAGAATATTACATTATTATATACTAACATCAAAACCATCACATTTTTAATGTTGAGCAAAAGACCTGTTCCCACAGGACGATGTCCTATCCCCCTCCTCTACATCAGAAGAAGATGACGGCGAGAAGAGACAGTCGAAGAAGTTGAACCAGAAGAAAATTAAAAGAAAGATCTCCAGATTCTTCAAGAAAAGGATAGAAAAAGAgaaggacagagagagggacaaaGAGAAGGACAAAGAGAAGGACAGAGATGGAGCTCGTCCTCTGAGACCTTCTACGCTGCCAATCGACAAACATCTTGAACCCTCCCCGGCCCTCATCTCTCCCAGTAAGATCCTCCATTACACAATACAACGACTCAAACCAGATCATTTATTTGCTGCAAAGCCTACAGTTTAAATGTATATGTAGACATCTTTCATTTTCAATTTCATCGCTTAGAATGGGCCCTTTATAACCGTTTCCTGCTGTTATTGTAGAACTCTAGTGAGCGGGGCATTGGTGTTGTATTTATAGGGCAGACCCAAAGGTTAGCATCACCAGGGCTCCTCCCATTGGATTCTGggttattgcagaaaataagatcgACCGCGGTCTCATGGCTGCACGTCACCTTTGCTAAACTAAAGGAGGCCAATGTCAGCGGGAAGGCGTTTAGTAGTCTCCTTTAGTCCCTTGGTCACTTTAgaaccaaaaacacattcaaaacatccacttcaagacaagggaacaggaagtggacaATGCTGACTCATTTCCTGGTTTTACTCCATTCAAAACTAAAATGTGTCTGATTGCACCGGGTTGtaaccttgttgttgttgttgttgttgttgtgtgaaCATGCACACATTATGTTTATGAAGTGACGGAAGTAGAGTGGTGACAATTGATTTAATGTTTGATGGAGTTGTGGTGTATGTCACTGCAGACCACCCTCCTGAGTTCTATGATGAAGTAGCAGAGAAGCTGGAGAAGATTGCCCGGAGGAGCAGCTGTAAAAAGACTGTGAGTCCCACAGTCCCGCCCCCaacaggtaaacacacacacacacacacacacacacacacacacacacacacacacacacacacacacacacacacacacacacacacacacacacacacacacacacacacacacacacacacacacacacacacacacattcccccTACCACCAAGCTATTAAGCATTAAAGGTCACCTTTTGATGTCAGgtatacatacatatgtgtccccggtgtgtcaggagactcacaaagtgtcctctgtcctcctaacccacatctctaaaaacgggggtaaaacggagctgatccagatttgctgcggtcATGACGACATTACTAAAATGTTTGACTTTATGTTGAACTCCCGTCCATGTTCCaacctatcagaaacgttgctgtatcagaaacaatgcgcgtggtgttttggaagtaatatggtctgtgtacATAAGCAAGCATCTCTAACGCTGCACTGGAGagagtgtgtgaagaagcaaaAAGGCCTTGtagtaaacccgcaagagagaaagcgtttgagttccatactgtttcagaaataatgacgatggagaaacttaacaagcagcagtggtccactgaagagaccagctacctgctgggaatctggtcatccgaagaggtgcagaggaagctgttgttgtcggtgtcagctgtgaggggtttccacgCGGTTTGGCTTCACTGGGAGTCGAGCTTGCTGTGTTTTACAGAGACATGGCTACACGGGGATATTCCAGACGGTGGTTCGAGCCGACAGGGACACGCTGTTTTCATTAACAACAAGTGGTGTAACCCTGGACACATAACTGTGAAGGCCAGTATCTGTACTCCGGACATAGAGCTGTTGGCGGGGAGTTTGAGGCCGTATTTTCTACCTAGAGAGTTCTCACACgccattgttgttattgtttacaTCCCGCCGGGTGCCGCAGCGTCGCAGGCGAATGGCGTCATCCACTCCTCCGTTGCGGGATTACAGACACGGCACCCCAGTGCATTTATCACGGTTAATGGAGATTTAACCATATAAAAGTCTCCAAAAGCCTTTCAAACTTCAGCCAGTATGTCACCGGTGGCACTAGGAAAGATAAGACACTGGACCTGCTGTATGCCAATGTTAAGGAGGCGTACAGCTCCACCATCCTCCCCCCCCTTGGCAACTCAGACCACAACCTAATAAAGCTTGTTCCCAAATACAAGCCTCTTGTCAGGAGACAGCCGGCTACCACCAGGACTGTGGTCGCATGAGGTCGAGGAGGAGCTGAGGGAGTGCTACAGGTCAACAGAGGGTTCACGGTGAGGACATACATGGACTCTCCCATTGCATCACCGACTACATCCGCTTCTGTGAGGGGAGCATGGTACCCACCAAAGAGGTACGATGCTTCCCAAACAACAAGCCCTGGATCAATGGGCACATTAAGGCCCTCttgaacaggaagaagagggcTTTCATGGCGAGAGACACTGAGAGGGCTAAGACTGTACAGAGGGAGCTGAAGAAAGAGCTACGGGCAGCCAAGGAGAAATACAGAGATAAGTTGGAGAGTCGTCTGGAGGCCAATAGCTCTAGAGAAGTCTGGGGAGGGGTGAGGAAAATCACTGGGTACAAACAATCAAGCACGGCTGTGCAAGGGACCCCTGAAGGTGCAGATGAGCTAAACCTGTTCTTCAACCGGTTTGACCATCCCATCTCCAGCCCAACAGGACAGCAGGGGATCCCAAACCCTAGCACCACTACtcccccttcttcttcttcttcttcttcttcttcttcttcttcttcttcttcttcttcttcttcttcttcttcttcttcttcttcttcttcaccaccaccaccactccAGGAGGGGCATCAGCCACTCACAGCAGTTTCACACCCCTAATAATCACCACCGGACAAGTTAAGAATCAGCTATCGAAGATCAACGTGAGGAAGGCCAGGGGTCCAGACAACACCAACCCCCGAGTGCTCAAGGCGTGT encodes:
- the bcl2l12 gene encoding uncharacterized protein AH6.3 — its product is MSESAGRNSSVSSICSISLVEIKAETHLVLRAFLHRTVSMPLKERPGTVGGLYRDHSQYSSKPQQKVKDGGDYQDVTSADEKKTGFKDFIKQLPLSNSIRRPAKEPKGSLDRDSRSKAIRDLTDDDVLSPSSTSEEDDGEKRQSKKLNQKKIKRKISRFFKKRIEKEKDRERDKEKDKEKDRDGARPLRPSTLPIDKHLEPSPALISPNHPPEFYDEVAEKLEKIARRSSCKKTVSPTVPPPTAVWDKEVMVQQLAQVLSSEGDSINNKVGCVSS